CAACTGCTTGGAAGTGATCATCTTGATGAAACAATcttcaaacaattatttttgcagCGACTTCCACATCATGTCCAGACAATTCTAGCGTCAAGCCGCGACGACATGAAGGTGACACAGTTGGCAGACTTGGCTGATAGAATCATTGATATTGGTTCAACAAGTACTGTTTCTGCTGTTAGTTCGCCCTCGTTTTCTACTTCTAGTTCAGAGTTGTCACAACTTCAACAGCAAGTAGACAGACTTACATTTCAAGTGCAGTCATTGACTACGCAACTTCAACATGAACGTGGTCGATCTCCAAATAGGCGCCCTCAACGTCCAAATACTCATTCAAATAGACAACGTAGCAGGAGTAGCAGTCAAAAGCGTCCTCTCtgttggtatcactggaaacaTGGCGCAGAAGCTCGCAAGTGTACACCGCCATGTAACTTTAATCACGCTTCTTTGTTTTCGAGTGATTCTCAACAGCCTTCTTCCAACACCCATGCTCAGGGAAACGACAGAGCCAGCCGGGATTAAGAGCGACGACTCGTGCTGGTGCTAAGAATAAGAATGGTCGCTTGTTCTACATTCATGATCGGATCAGTGGTACTCAATTTTTGGTAGATACTGGAGCGGAAGTCAGCATAATCACGCCATCTGCAGTTGACAGACAACGGCATACACATTCAGAGTTCACATTGGAAGCGGTTAACGAGTCTCGCATTCGTACGTATGGTGAACGCTCCATCACTTTGGATTTAGGCCTTCGAAGGACTTTTCGTTTTGTTTTCGTGATTGCCGATCTTCCTACACCCATTATTGGAGCCGATTTCCTGGATGAATTTGGACTGGTTGTAGATGTTAGGCATCGAAAACTTATTGACTCCACTACAAAGCTCACGATCGACGGCATCCGTGCTCCACTTCACACGCAGTCTGTCAGTCCTATGTTTTCACGTTCATCGACTACAGGCAGTGATGAGTATAACGCCATCTTAAAGGAGTACCCAGACATCACTCGTCCTGACTATCGCCCCAAAGCTGTCAAACATTCTGTTACGCACCACATTGTAACGACAGGACCTCCATGTTCCGCACGTCCACGTCGTTTAGCTGCTGATCGCCTGACGATAGCACGTTCTGAGTTCGAACATATGCAGGAACTGGGGATCGTTAGACCGTCGAGTAGCAATTGGGCATCCCCGCTCCACATGGTTCCCAAATCTACACCAGGTGATTGGCGCCCATGTGGGGATTACCGTGCTCTTAACGCTCGAACTGTACCAGATCGCTACCCAGTCCCACATATCCAGGACTTTACAGCATCATTGAATGATAAGAAGATCTTTTCGAAGATAGATCTCATCAAGGCATACCATCAGATACCCGTTGAACCATCTGATATACCGAAGACGGCAATTACCACACCCTTCGGACTCTTCGAGTTTACGCGAATGCCTTTCGGACttcgaaatgcagcccaatccTTCCAGCGTTTGATGGACGAAGTGGTCAGGGGCTTGCCTTTTGTCTTTGTGTACATCGACGACATGCTAGTTGCTAGTGCAACAGAGGAAGAGCATAAGGAACATCTCCGACTTCTTTTTGCTCGCCTTCACGAGTATGGTATAGTGATCAACCCTGCCAAGTGTGTGTTTGGTGTGAGCTCTCTCATCTTCTTGGGACATCACATCAGCGCAGATGGCATTCGACCCCTCGAGAAGCGCGTGGAGGAGATCCGCGAATTTGCTCGTCCTTCTTCTATTCGACAGCTCCGTCGTTTTCTAGGACTTGTCAATTTTTATCGACGATTTATCCCCAAGGCAGCAGCTATCCTCGCACCACTTACCGACATGCTCCGTGGTCAGCCGAAGAGATCAACCAAGGCAGTTGAGTGGACGGAAGAGCGCATCAGTGCATTTGAGCGTGCGAAGGAGGAACTTGCAAATGCTGCTTTGCTTGTACATCCTTCGACAGATCTCCAAACTAACTTGATGGTTGATGCATCAGATGTAGCAGTCGGTGGCGTCCTTCAACAGTACGCTGATGGTATTTGGAAGCCAATTGCGTTCTTTTCACAGCGACTCAAACCTACCGAAATAAGATACAGCACTTTTGGTAGGGAATTATTAGCTGTTTACCTCACGATTCGCCATTTTCGCTATTTCCTAGAGGGACGCGAGTTCACAGTCTACACAGATCATAAGCCATTGACCTACGCTTTGCGATCGAAGCCTGACCGTCACTCTCCAAGAGAAATCCGCCAGCTAGACTATATCTCGCAGTTTACATCAGACATACAGCATGTACACGGTGTAGACAACACAGTAGCTGATGCCTTGTCTCGACTGCATGTGGATGCTCTCCACACATCATTTACTGTTGATTTTGATCAGATTGCAGCCGACCAAATTGATGATGAATGGGAAGAGATACAGAAATCAACTTCACTGACATTAAAGCAAGTACCACGGCCTTCAAGCGACGGAATGATTTGGTGCGATGTCTCTACAGACCACGAGAGACCTTACGTCCCGAAGAAACACCGCCGCATGGTATTTGAAGCGTTGCATAATATGTCACATCCTGGTGTACGCTCTACCCAAGCAATGATTACTTCACGTTTTGTTTGGCCAAGTATGAACAAGGACATACGTACGTGGGCTCGTTCATGCTTATCTTGCCAGCGCTCTAAGGTCCATCGACATATCAAGGCACCACTTGGAACCTACACTGCGCCAGACGCCAGATTCAGTCATATTCATGTAGACTTAGTCGGTCCATTGCCTTCGTCAAATGGATATTGTTACATGTTAACCTGTATTGATCGGTTTACAAGATGGGCCGATGCTTTCCCAATATCAGACATTACAGCAGAGACTGTCGCCAAGACACTTGTGCATGGGTGGATTTCCCGATTTGGCGCACCCTCAACCATCACCACGGACAGAGGTAGGCAGTTTGAATCGCAACTCTTCCAAGCACTCACTTCACTTCTTGGGAGCTCTCGTACACGCACCACTGCGTATCACCCTGCGGCCAATGGTATTGTGGAGAGATTCCATCGTCAGCTCAAAGCAGCACTTCGAGCGCAATCTGATCCCAGCAAATGGCAAGAGTTTTTGCCTATCGCACTTTTGGGCATACGCACAACGGTAAAAGAGGATCTCGGATGTACACCAGCAGAACTGGTGTATGGAACTACACTGAAGGTTCCAGGTCAGCTGGTGGCACCAACGACTCCGGACTCTTTCTCCAACCCAGGCGACTATGTTCATCGCCTTCGCAACTATATGATTGACATCAACCCTGCACGAACACGTTCTCAAACTACTACATCGCATGTTCCACCTGATTTGCAAGATTGCTCGCATGTATTTATCAGGTGTGATGCTGTCCGGCCATCACTTCAGCCGCAATATGATGGACCTTACAGAGTTGTTAGTAGGACGCCAAAGTTTTTCATTTTGGAAGTGAAAGGGAAGAATGATTCCGTCAGCGTTGATCGTCTCAAGGTTGCTCATCTGCCATCTACTACAAGCATGgacaattcaattcaacatcATGCATCATTTTCATCGCTACCTACTCCTACTGCCTCTACTCCACCGGTGCGGACAACCAGATCAGGTCGCCGCGTCCATTTTCCTGCTCGTTTTGCCCAGTTTTCCAATGGATGAAAGGACATCTTACATTATCATGGGACCAATGCTTTGTATCGATCAACTTAACTCTTGTTCGTTGATCTAGGAGGGGAGTATTGTAgtggttttcttttcatcaaaCACTGATTTCAACATGATCAGAGCTTTATcactttattttacattgatcatgcaaagacagctgatttaATACAACTTAATTAATTCTTTTCATGGAGCACCTCTCAGTTAGCCTATTCAACTTGATTCTCCTGTCTATCTCTAAGCGGATGTTTTTCTCACTTAGCAACGActagccaatcagatttaaGCTGAGAGCAACCTCATGGTTAATTTTTACACTCCAACGCACGCGGTAGAAAGTCTTCACCTAGTAAGGACATGTACAATTTCTGCTAGTCATTTTTCTTTGCAACACAACAAATAGCTCTTACtttggatttatttttcatcatcaggATTTCAAGTTCTTCATTTTCCATCCTTTTGATTTTGgacatatgtaaatatatattcatcGCTTGGGTTATCCAATTAAGTGGACAGCGTGTAATATTTCTAGGAGAACATCTCGTGTCACGATTACCCTATTCGCGACGCGTTTCGCTGAGGCCTCACGTACGCGGTCGTTCTTCATCGCGACATCGTTCTTCATTCgcatttatcttgtttatggacATCGCATTAAAGGATCCCGATGAATTAATCGCCACTTGATTTTCTACATTTTTGCCTTCGCAAAGAGGACCTCAGTGCTGGTGAGTCAATCAGATATTTTTATGTTAAGAAAGTTCTCATTTCTTacacctcattttgtttacttctatcataaagggtccatatgcttctattcatcttgttagtttatccaaaatggtgttctgaagtgaatttcagcgtagatccaatttgatattgatactgtatactcaacaacaactgagatcattgtctgtccagttaattcatttactagaacttgaagttgaagacctgaccaaaaaatgaaaagtagtggacgatgcgatgaccaacacagaacttgaacatgactagaaatgaattcatagtacatagtcatgtacatacaatgagcatatagagcgccttgagcttggcaagagtcaaaccgaaagtagcccgacacaacagtgaggtcatataatcatgattgtaatcacgatatcgtttattcgaacattttcgtacgtgattctgcagaaacgtctttccaaacgccccttttttcgtgtttcatgtttgtgattctaatcatgattatattcaatttcgactaaacgcaatcgtgattctgcagaatcatgatttgaatcatgattcaaatcatgattctagggtaaaaaagtggcggataaacgcacccataGAGACAAAAGCATTCACTCAAGCAATGAGCGTAAAATTTATCCATGTGTTTAttaatcaagaaaaataaacgaGAGAACCAGTAAATCAGTCAATTATCTTCACTGAAAAGTTccttttcattgtcattttggcCACAACCTGGACAAAGTTCTCGCCTTCAATCTACCACATGCCACCACATGTTGCTCTGATGATACGCTTCTGCAAGTCATCCAGATCTGCAGGTGGGTTGCTGTACACTTGACTTCAGGTACCCCCAGACGAAGACAGGCCGACACTTCGCAGGGCCATGGCAGCaatcaggggcgtcgatccatttttcagattggggggggggggcaaaatcatgaatcaactttccaaaggcactcgatcacacaaaacaaacaaactcacacacatatatgcctatatatatatgactcatgagatagagacacgtatctcaccaacacattaaaaatattctgacctgaaagcttgatattctaagcatttttggtactaatggttaagatgggtatctaaaaaacaatagatgcgagcgcgaagcgcgagctgaaaattttgatatttcgatctgaaaaaattgagtttaatggacgtttttaataaagaacaagatatatatccaacaaaagattattgcaaatcgaagtgggagttcttttgaggtctagaactgaaaaagggacattctattcacctatttaatcatgaaaagtatgggttttgctacagaaatgatgcgagcgcgaagcgcgagctagattttttttatattccaatctgaaaatcggacattttgagcacgattttagataaagaacgagttgtgtatctcaatctcgcttgctgatttctgtgtaacattacaatcttattttatttgttgcacatgcggaattattggggggggggcaaaacgatatgtttgccccccaatattttcattagtggggcgatcgcccccccccccccccccaggatcgacgcctctggcaGCAATGCTCCATCGAGCTCAGAAGTGCATCGAGAGAAATGGACAACATGAGGAAGATTGAAGGCGGGAAGCTTGGCGATGTACGTGTACGGGTCTCGGGTctccttcataattatatttgagATCAAGAGTGTggagtgtatatatatatatatatatatatatatgtgtgtgtgtgtgtgtgtgtgtgcgtgtgtgtgtgtgtgtatatagcCCCGTTCAGTGTATTTTCGCACTCACTATGCGCAGCTagacgctttctataacgcaGAAAATCTATTATCAAAAGCACTGCAATGACAaaacagcctttgtcgaaaatcggtgaatcaaaacagcagccccggactctggacaaacgacgtATTTGTAATTTTTCGTCAGGTCCAAATCTTCGGACGTTCTGCTATTCCGGTCCACCAACATTGGACAAAAAATTCCATTTGTGATTTggcttgcattttcaaaggaattagTGCATTGTAGAAAATGTGATTGTGAAAATACGCTAATAGACCTGCCAAGACGCTGAATATTTACCTAATCgaattttgaatgttttaaGAACTGTTTTAGATAGCCTACGCTGGTGGATTTGTCTTGAATAGTTTACGTTCACCTTACTATTCAAACGCTTGTAcaagaataaaatatttcaaacctGTGCCATAATGCATAACTTTCATTTCCCCCCTGTTGTACCTCCTTTCTTTCTCGCTTTCTTCTATTTATTACTCAATTAATTCCtttcattttaattgatttgaaatgaaaaaaaagtttacattaTTGTAAATGTATAAATTCACAGCAAGACGCCGTCCCCATCCCCATGGATTGTCTTTCATAAACATAGCctacatatttcatgaaatttcgtAGACTAAAAAACCCtgataaaaattaatgattaaataaataaattcagcAGCAGTACAGCACCGATGCATATCACACAAA
The genomic region above belongs to Lytechinus pictus isolate F3 Inbred chromosome 12, Lp3.0, whole genome shotgun sequence and contains:
- the LOC135156193 gene encoding uncharacterized protein LOC135156193 translates to MNQQSANPAAAVSHVAAVALKLPPYWPNDPAVWFAQVQAQFMTRGITSEETQFAYIVSALQPEIAQEVRDILMNPPKDTPYSHLKAELIRRTSVSEQKRLHQLLTQEELGDRKPSQLLRRMEQLLGSDHLDETIFKQLFLQRLPHHVQTILASSRDDMKVTQLADLADRIIDIGSTSTVSAVSSPSFSTSSSELSQLQQQVDRLTFQVQSLTTQLQHERGRSPNRRPQRPNTHSNRQRSRSSSQKRPLCWYHWKHGAEARKCTPPCNFNHASLFSSDSQQPSSNTHAQGNDRASRD